Proteins found in one Salvia splendens isolate huo1 chromosome 10, SspV2, whole genome shotgun sequence genomic segment:
- the LOC121751286 gene encoding acid phosphatase 1-like: protein MAFIQWGLVTLVVILSAGPTWSAPSIIQMMPEKDTTLLDADVRLKSDHLFCSSWRFTVETNDAGAWTRVPARCVDFVKEYITGDLYASELEAVAANAADYARAIGVSGDGRDAWVFDIDETLLSNVPYYAVNGFGSHIFDEASFNEWVELTEAPAIGPGLRLYKELQKLGFTLFLLTGRGEYQRHATERNLMYAGFTNWEKLIVRGNTDKGKPASVFKSEKRKEIEDAGYIIHGSSGDQWSDLMGFALARRSFKLPNPLYHIA from the exons ATGGCGTTCATCCAATGGGGCCTGGTCACGCTCGTCGTGATCCTCAGCGCTGGGCCCACTTGGTCAGCCCCTTCCATCATTCAGATGATGCCGGAAAAGGACACCACCCTTTTGGACGCCGACGTCCGCCTGAAATCCGACCACCTCTTCTGCAGCAGCTGGCGCTTCACGGTCGAGACCAACGACGCCGGCGCCTGGACGCGCGTCCCGGCGAGGTGCGTCGATTTCGTCAAGGAGTACATCACCGGTGACCTCTACGCCTCCGAGCTGGAGGCCGTCGCGGCCAATGCGGCCGACTACGCCAGGGCCATCGGGGTCTCCGGCGATGGCAGAGACGCCTGGGTTTTCGACATCGACGAGACCTTGCTCTCCAATGTCCCCTACTACGCCGTCAATGGATTCGG ATCACATATCTTTGATGAAGCTTCATTCAACGAATGGGTAGAGTTGACGGAGGCTCCAGCAATAGGTCCCGGGTTGAGATTGTACAAGGAGCTACAGAAGCTGGGCTTCACATTATTTCTGTTGACCGGACGGGGCGAATATCAGAGGCACGCTACCGAGCGCAACCTAATGTACGCTGGATTCACCAACTGGGAAAAGCTCATCGTCAGGGGAAACACTGATAAAGGTAAGCCGGCATCAGTTTTCAAATCGGAGAAGAGGAAGGAGATAGAGGATGCAGGTTACATAATCCACGGGAGCTCCGGAGATCAGTGGAGCGACTTGATGGGATTCGCTCTCGCAAGACGCTCCTTCAAACTACCCAACCCCTTATACCACATTGCCTAA
- the LOC121752285 gene encoding profilin-3 translates to MSWQTYVDEHLMCDIEGQAGLKLTAAAILGHDGAVWAQSATFPQMKPEEIKGILNDFEEPGSLAPTGLFFGGAKYMVIQGEPGAVIRGKKGSGGITIKKSGQALVFGVYEEPVTPGQCNMVVERLADYLIDQGM, encoded by the exons ATGTCGTGGCAAACTTACGTGGATGAGCACTTGATGTGCGACATCGAAGGACAGGCAGGGCTGAAACTGACCGCGGCCGCCATCCTCGGCCACGATGGCGCTGTCTGGGCTCAGAGCGCCACCTTCCCTCAG ATGAAGCCAGAGGAGATAAAAGGAATATTGAACGATTTCGAGGAACCCGGGTCTCTGGCTCCCACTGGCTTGTTCTTTGGTGGGGCTAAGTATATGGTCATTCAAGGCGAGCCCGGCGCTGTCATTCGCGGAAAGAAG GGATCTGGAGGCATAACTATCAAGAAGTCTGGGCAAGCACTGGTGTTCGGAGTGTACGAGGAGCCGGTGACTCCGGGGCAATGCAACATGGTTGTTGAGAGGCTGGCTGATTACCTAATCGATCAGGGCATGTAG
- the LOC121752284 gene encoding glucan endo-1,3-beta-glucosidase 13-like, translating to MGSAFLFATLQLLLLFGVCRGGKIGICYGRNADDLPTPDKAVQLIKLHNIKYVRIYDSNIQVLKTFANTGIELMIGIPNADLLAFSQFQSNADTWLKNSILPYYPATKITYITVGAEVTEAPSNISAMVVPAMQNVLTSLKKAGLHKKIKVSSTHSLGVLSRSFPPSAGAFSSKFALFLKPMLEFLAENQSPFMVNIYPYYAYRDSSSNVSLDYALFESSSEVIDPNTGLLYTNMFDAQIDAINFALMALNFRTIQIMVTETGWPSKGSPKETAATPDNAQTYNTNLIRHLINDTGTPAKPGGEIDTYIFSLFNENRKPGLESERNWGLFFPDQTSVYNLDFTGKSTVDINPDTNVTASSNGTWCIASANASEPDLRNGLDWACGSGNVDCSAIQPSQPCFEPDNLVSHASYAFNSYYLQNGATDIACSFGGAGVRTNQNPSYDNCLYMTLGANKTAAANATANPSAKASSSYVQEASMLLLGYSLMASFVLL from the exons ATGGGGAGCGCCTTTCTCTTCGCAACTCTTCAGCTGCTTCTGCTCTTTG GTGTTTGCAGAGGTGGTAAAATCGGAATATGCTATGGGAGAAATGCAGATGATCTACCCACCCCGGATAAAGCTGTGCAGCTGATCAAACTTCACAATATCAAATATGTAAGGATATACGACTCCAATATCCAAGTCCTCAAGACATTCGCAAATACCGGAATTGAGCTCATGATCGGGATCCCCAACGCCGACTTGTTAGCCTTCTCTCAGTTCCAATCCAATGCTGATACATGGTTGAAAAACAGCATTCTCCCGTACTATCCGGCCACAAAAATTACTTACATAACTGTTGGAGCTGAAGTAACTGAAGCTCCGAGTAATATCTCTGCCATGGTAGTTCCTGCAATGCAAAATGTCCTAACTTCTCTAAAGAAAGCTGGACTTCATAAGAAGATTAAAGTCTCCAGCACTCATTCGTTGGGTGTTTTGTCCCGGTCGTTCCCACCTTCTGCAGGGGCTTTCAGCAGTAAATTTGCTCTGTTTCTGAAACCGATGTTGGAATTTCTTGCTGAGAATCAGTCTCCCTTTATGGTTAACATATACCCTTACTATGCCTATAGAGACTCCTCGAGCAATGTGTCCCTCGACTATGCTCTTTTTGAGTCCTCGTCTGAAGTTATTGATCCAAACACTGGATTGCTATACACAAATATGTTTGATGCTCAGATTGATGCAATCAACTTTGCACTCATGGCCTTGAATTTCCGAACTATTCAAATTATGGTTACCGAGACAGGATGGCCTTCTAAAGGATCCCCGAAGGAGACTGCTGCCACTCCAGATAACGCGCAAACTTACAACACGAATCTGATCCGTCATCTCATCAATGACACCGGAACTCCTGCGAAGCCAGGAGGGGAGATAGATACGTACATCTTCTCATTGTTCAATGAGAATAGGAAGCCGGGTTTGGAATCAGAGAGAAATTGGGGCCTGTTTTTCCCTGACCAGACAAGCGTGTACAATCTGGATTTCACTGGGAAAAGTACCGTGGATATCAACCCGGACACAAACGTGACAGCCAGTTCAAATGGAACGTGGTGCATTGCATCAGCCAATGCCTCGGAACCTGATCTTAGGAATGGTCTAGATTGGGCCTGTGGTTCTGGAAACGTTGACTGCTCGGCTATTCAGCCGAGTCAGCCTTGCTTCGAGCCTGATAACTTGGTATCTCATGCTTCTTATGCGTTCAACAGTTACTACCTGCAGAATGGGGCTACAGATATTGCTTGCAGTTTTGGCGGAGCAGGAGTCAGAACGAACCAGAACCCGA GTTACGACAACTGCCTCTACATGACACTTGG GGCCAACAAAACTGCAGCCGCAAATGCAACAGCGAATCCTTCGGCAAAAGCATCATCATCATATGTGCAAGAAGCCTCAATGCTGCTCCTTGGCTACTCGTTGATGGCTTCATTCGTGTTGTTATGA
- the LOC121750364 gene encoding probable pectinesterase 53 isoform X1 yields MPPCDRLVIFHVTVVIVVVLLNSMGTTCHTKGIRPESERAASSEQQFMKWVDFVGSLKHSLFKTATNKASPSRIITVHKNPKYGDFTSIHDAIHSLPTINLLRVVIKVHPGLYTEKVEIPPLKSYVTIQGSGADTTVVQWGDTAQSQPLGTYGSATFAVNSPFFIAKNITFKNTAPVPEPGAVGKQAVAFRISADTAVLVGCKFLGAQDTLYDQLGRHYYKDCYIEGSVDFIFGNGLSLFENCHVHAIASRVGAVTAQRRSSILDESGFSFVKCKVTGSGGLYLGRAWGPFSRVVFSYTYMDNIIIPKGWHNWGDPSRELTVFYGQYKCTGEGAKFAGRVAWSRELTDEEAKPFISLSFIDGTQWITI; encoded by the exons ATGCCTCCTTGTGACAGGCTTGTGATTTTCCATGTGACAGTTGTGATAGTAGTAGTGCTGCTGAATTCAATGGGCACAACATGCCACACCAAAGGCATTAGGCCTGAGTCTGAGAGAGCGGCCAGCTCGGAGCAGCAGTTCATGAAATGGGTCGATTTTGTTGGAAGCTTAAAGCATTCCCTCTTCAAGACAGCCACCAACAAAGCCTCACCATCTCGCATCATCACAGTCCACAAAAACCCCAAATATGGAGACTTCACTTCCATCCACGACGCAATTCACTCTCTCCCCACCATCAATCTCCTCAGAGTCGTCATCAAGGTCCATCCAGGCCTTTACAC GGAGAAGGTGGAAATACCTCCATTGAAATCATACGTAACGATCCAAGGCTCGGGAGCGGATACCACGGTCGTGCAATGGGGCGACACGGCCCAGTCGCAGCCTCTGGGGACGTACGGCTCAGCCACGTTCGCGGTGAATTCCCCATTCTTCATCGCCAAGAACATCACGTTCAAGAACACCGCGCCGGTGCCAGAGCCAGGCGCGGTGGGGAAGCAGGCCGTGGCGTTCAGGATATCGGCCGACACGGCGGTGCTGGTGGGGTGCAAGTTCCTAGGGGCGCAGGACACGCTGTACGATCAACTAGGGAGACACTACTACAAGGATTGCTACATCGAGGGGTCGGTCGACTTCATCTTCGGCAACGGCCTCTCCCTGTTTGAG AATTGTCATGTGCATGCTATAGCGTCGAGGGTGGGGGCGGTGACGGCGCAGAGGAGAAGCAGCATATTGGATGAGAGTGGATTTTCGTTTGTCAAGTGCAAGGTGACGGGGTCGGGGGGGCTCTACCTTGGGAGGGCGTGGGGCCCGTTTTCGAGGGTGGTTTTCTCCTACACCTACATGGACAATATCATCATCCCTAAAGGCTGGCACAACTGGGGAGACCCCTCTAGAGAATT GACTGTGTTTTATGGGCAATACAAATGCACAGGAGAAGGGGCAAAGTTTGCAGGGAGAGTGGCATGGTCAAGAGAACTAACTGATGAAGAGGCCAAGCCTTTTATCTCTCTCAGCTTCATTGATGGCACTCAGTGGATCACTATTTGA
- the LOC121750364 gene encoding probable pectinesterase 53 isoform X2 gives MPPCDRLVIFHVTVVIVVVLLNSMGTTCHTKGIRPESERAASSEQQFMKWVDFVGSLKHSLFKTATNKASPSRIITVHKNPKYGDFTSIHDAIHSLPTINLLRVVIKVHPGLYTEKVEIPPLKSYVTIQGSGADTTVVQWGDTAQSQPLGTYGSATFAVNSPFFIAKNITFKNTAPVPEPGAVGKQAVAFRISADTAVLVGCKFLGAQDTLYDQLGRHYYKDCYIEGSVDFIFGNGLSLFENCHVHAIASRVGAVTAQRRSSILDESGFSFVKCKVTGSGGLYLGRAWGPFSRVVFSYTYMDNIIIPKGWHNWGDPSRELFAGLCFMGNTNAQEKGQSLQGEWHGQEN, from the exons ATGCCTCCTTGTGACAGGCTTGTGATTTTCCATGTGACAGTTGTGATAGTAGTAGTGCTGCTGAATTCAATGGGCACAACATGCCACACCAAAGGCATTAGGCCTGAGTCTGAGAGAGCGGCCAGCTCGGAGCAGCAGTTCATGAAATGGGTCGATTTTGTTGGAAGCTTAAAGCATTCCCTCTTCAAGACAGCCACCAACAAAGCCTCACCATCTCGCATCATCACAGTCCACAAAAACCCCAAATATGGAGACTTCACTTCCATCCACGACGCAATTCACTCTCTCCCCACCATCAATCTCCTCAGAGTCGTCATCAAGGTCCATCCAGGCCTTTACAC GGAGAAGGTGGAAATACCTCCATTGAAATCATACGTAACGATCCAAGGCTCGGGAGCGGATACCACGGTCGTGCAATGGGGCGACACGGCCCAGTCGCAGCCTCTGGGGACGTACGGCTCAGCCACGTTCGCGGTGAATTCCCCATTCTTCATCGCCAAGAACATCACGTTCAAGAACACCGCGCCGGTGCCAGAGCCAGGCGCGGTGGGGAAGCAGGCCGTGGCGTTCAGGATATCGGCCGACACGGCGGTGCTGGTGGGGTGCAAGTTCCTAGGGGCGCAGGACACGCTGTACGATCAACTAGGGAGACACTACTACAAGGATTGCTACATCGAGGGGTCGGTCGACTTCATCTTCGGCAACGGCCTCTCCCTGTTTGAG AATTGTCATGTGCATGCTATAGCGTCGAGGGTGGGGGCGGTGACGGCGCAGAGGAGAAGCAGCATATTGGATGAGAGTGGATTTTCGTTTGTCAAGTGCAAGGTGACGGGGTCGGGGGGGCTCTACCTTGGGAGGGCGTGGGGCCCGTTTTCGAGGGTGGTTTTCTCCTACACCTACATGGACAATATCATCATCCCTAAAGGCTGGCACAACTGGGGAGACCCCTCTAGAGAATT ATTTGCAGGACTGTGTTTTATGGGCAATACAAATGCACAGGAGAAGGGGCAAAGTTTGCAGGGAGAGTGGCATGGTCAAGAGAACTAA